TTATAAAGTGAACTTTGATGCAGCTTTTGATCAAGCTAGTGGAAGAATGGGGATAGGGGTGGTTATAAGGGATTCAGAAGGGGAAGTACTGGGGTGTTTGACAACACCTAAGGAGCACGTCTCTTCGGTTTTCCAAGCAGAAAGCTATGATCTTCACAGAGCTATGGAGTTATGAATTGAGTTAGGATTGCCACAAGTTTGTTTTGAAAGGGATGCAAAAGCTGTTATAGATGCAGTAAACTCAAAGGAAGAAGACAGCTCATAGTCTGGACAGAAGATTAAGGATCTACAACAACTTATGGCAGCCTGCCCTGCGTCAAAACTAGTCTTTGTACATAGATCTGCTAATGTAAGTGCTCATACAACAGCAAAGCTAGCAATTAGAGTTTCTAGTGAAAATGTTTGGCTGGAAGATGGCCCTGTTGAAGTCAAAAGATCCATCATGGATGACTTAGCTTGTAATGTACCAAATCAATCTTAGTAATGAAATTGctttccttcaaaaaaaaaaaaaaaaaaaggcattatCGCACAGATCAAATACACCACTGTACTTACagcttaaagaaaaaatacaaacacCGATCGATCACAATATATAGAATACTAATTAGAGGAATATCGAACATACTGTCAACTTATTTtactatgattttttatttttttattttttattttattttattcttattaaactaattgagttgttctatttatcattcatacACCACTTATTTGTTAGaggaaaatttaataaaaaaattaaaatagatataatgtgCGGTGCGTGAGTATGATAGGTAGacattttcaatatataaatcatttaccAACTAGTTGACTTTTGTCTTGACAAGACAAGTAATCGATCTAGCAACTGGTCATTAAAGACCTCAAGGAGATGCAATATTTCTTGGGTGTTAAAGTGTTCACCATCCCAGTCCCAGCCTAACTAGCCAGCCCATTGACAAAATGACACCTTTCATACCCAACATAAACCTTAAAttatctttcctttttttttccttcccccattctctctctcctctccataTCATCTTCCCCTTCCCTCTCCCATGTCCAACATCTCACTCTCTTTCTCTTATCTCCCGCCCTATGTTTTTAGTTCGTTACCATCTCCATCTACCATCCTTAGGTTTTCCAACCAAGTCCATCAGTAATCTTCTTTGATCTCCCCCCTCTCTCGGTCACAAAGCTCATACCTTTATGGGGTTCAAGATCTCCAACCTTAATTGTGCTCGGTTTCCCTCTGGCCATCCTTGTCAATGCCTCATTGTGCCAACCATACGTAAACAATGATGAGCTCCCTCTCTATGTCTCTTTATCTATCTCACTCTTTCAACTCTGAAGCCAAACACATTTTAGGGTCAAAAGATCCCAAACCGTGccttgtgataccccatattttcttgtattttaattaaatatttattttatttattattattatgggtTTTCTTGTTTCAAATTTAAGATGATTTTcgtgttattattttataatttctaagtgtgaaatttatttcaatgtgtttttcctattattatttattgtttattatttaaatttctatttattttaaattattttattgtttgattttactattttattttacttagttactgtgtttttttttaaatttaaattattattttaaatcattttcactGGATCAGTTTTAAGATCCCAAGATGTACAGACTGGATctaatttctttccctttttctttttccctttttcttccattttcctctttttctttttcctcttccatttTTCTCCACAGCCCACACGACCACTCCTTCTTCCTCTCTACCCGTGCGTCTCTCTCACCTCCAGCATGCCACCTTATGCCGCCACTAGCCGTCACCATCTAGTCCACCACCTGCCGACAACCTCCCCACCCCaacctccatctctctctctctttggttGTGTGTAACCCATTCTGGTTCTACACTTTTTGCGTTGTTGTGCAGCGCCATCACCCCCACGGTACCTTCCCCTCTTGCCAACCATCACCCTCAACCAAGCTCAACCCTTAACTCACTACTGTTCTCTCCCACGAACACACCAAAGGCCATCGGTTTTCTCTCCTTTTCGCTGCCATCCACTTGCATCTGGCCACTACACCACCACAAATGGCTTCCTCATCCACCAGTGACCTCCCCTAGCCAATATCATGCCCCACCATGACCCCTAGCCACCACACTTTCTTTCACTCTCCcatagcctctctctctctctctctctctctctctctctctctctctctctctcttttgtcgATCTTcaccatgcaccaccacccacggtCTCCAGCCACCACCATCCACTCCACCGACCTCCATAAGCCCTCCATGGCCAACCCAAGTCTCCCTCAACTCCCTTTCAAATTTTCCACAGACATCACTTGAAAACATTGATCTGCCGCTGCTCAGCCACTTTTGGCGTCACCTTTGATCTTTCGGAGTTGCCTTTCATcgttgtaaataatttttcaaataatttttttgagatttaaatatatttctacACCAACATGTTTTCTGCAGTCTGATTGGTTGTGATGGGACTTGAGTCCAAGAAGTGTTGAGAAATTTAGTGTAGTTGTTGTTGGATATGGGTTTTGGGCCAGATTGGAGGATAGGTTTATTTTTGAAGTTGGTTTGTGGATTTGTGCACTTGAATTTGTGATTTGTGTATTTTATCTGATGGGTGATGTGccataatatcatatatactgTTTGTatgcattttcatgtgtcatgtttgaaaactgaatttttgtgttaagaaagaattttgggtgcatgtgtaaTGAACAGATCGAAAGgaatgaaataaaatactataatatactatattatatattatataatattatataatatagtacattaaaactgaTAAAATCAGACCGAACCGGACAGAAAATCTGTAAAatcggaataccggtttagaaGAGTAACCGGTGCataatcggttttaaaaaatataaaaccggtaCATACTGGTTCAATCCTAAATTTTGTTAAAGACCAGACCAAATCAGACCGATCACACCCCTACTTCCCGGTTAATTAACTGAGATatcaatcaataaaaaatttaaaatgtaaaatttaaaataactgCAATGTGTAACATTCCTCCGTCGCCAAGGAGTTTCCGCTTACCACGTCATCTCCTCCCCTCGCTCGCACATCTTTTACAAAATCATTAAACGAAAATCCCAGCATTCAATTCCTCGGATTCCTTTTTCAACACCAGCGCTTCCTGTCGCTCGCCAGAAATCTAAGGCACGAATCTTCGCCGCTTGGCCTCTGAAGCCATGAACATTTTCAGGTTCGCCGGCGATATGATGCACTTGACCAGCATCCTGGTCCTGCTTCTCAAAATCTACGCAACCAAATCTTGCTCAGGTAAGTTAAATCTCCCCCTTACCTCTTACTTGTATTCATTTCTCTCTTCCCCGTTTGGTTCCCGAGAAAACATCAGGATGTTAAATAAACTAAATGGAcacaatttatctattttttcttttatttgataattaacTTATTTTCATTTCGAGTACTGAATCCATCTTCATTAAGCAACCCTTAAATTTTCTCAGTCCCTGTTGGTTGATATATTCTGTGATTTGGCATCTTATTGAACTATTTATCTTAATCTATTCACCCTTTCAGTGAACGagttccctcccctccccccgTTTTGTTGCTTTAATAATTAGcgaaggaaagaaaatgaaaattgaagtaCTACAGTTTTGTAATTTAACTGTTTCCTCTAAAGAAGTAGTGAGATTTCTTCCGATAGCTAGTTGATGAGTTTTAAtgttccctcccctccccccgTTTTGTTGCTTTAATAATTAGcgaaggaaagaaaatgaaaattgaagtactacatttttgtaatttaattgtttcctCTAAAGAAGTAGTGAGATTTCTTCCGATAGCTAGTTGATGAGTTTCAGTGAAGTGATATTTCATACAGCTGACTTAGGGAAAACTTTTAAGAATCGAGGATTTCTATTTGTTATTGCACCTTTTGTTTTGTCGGGAAAGGAACGGAGAAATAGTCTATATGTGATTACGGTTATGATTGATTGAAGTAACTTGGTGACGCTAGTATTAGTTGATAATTTGGTATATCATATCAGGGATTTCGCTCAAGACTCAGGAACTTTATGCACTGGTGTTTCTGGCACGGTACTTGGACCTTTTCACGGACTTTATCTCTGTCTATAACACCATTATGAAGCTCGTGTTTATAGTGAGCTCTACGGCCATTGTGTGGTGCATGCAGAGGAACCGGGTGGTGAGGCGTTCATATGATAAACAGCTTGACACATTTCGCCACTACTTTCTCCTTGCTGCAAGCTTTGCTTTGGCGCTTCTTGTGAATGAGAAGTTTACGTTTCAAGAGGTGGTTCATTGTCAACTTTAATTAGTCATCCTGAGATATTTTATACTCGGTGGATGATGTCTGTGGTTTTTGAAGAGATAGGATAATGCTCATTCCAAATTCCGGAAATAATTTTCTTCTAGCTTAAtgaatattttacttttacacAGAATGGTCTGATTATAATGGATGGCTATTTGGACCTGTTCTCTTCTAGGCTTTCTCTTGTATTACTTCCCTTGTCAATGAGTAGTGAGCTTTTGTGCTTTTAACAAGTACTTGTAAGAAAATAGAATGGATACCACCCATCcaatttttgttaatatttactCTTAACTTCTATTGGTTTCACAAGCCTTTTGATGTTCTCCAGGCAATAGAGAGGAGGAAGTGTATTAATATTAGGTTAACTGTTGAAAGAATTTTGCAGATGAGAGTTTTGAAGTATCAGGTTCATTATAATTTCCCTCAATAAATGAGTGGTATTTGGTGTGGAGGTAATTTATTAAAGTTTTTCTTTGCATTCAAGTACAGTGGATCTCACTTTTGGCTTTGGAGATGCCTTTGCGATGAGAACTCTACTCCATGGAGATGGAGAAAATTCTTTATATGAGAGAgttgttttccttttattttcttagcATAAAGCTCTAACTTAAGGAC
This genomic interval from Carya illinoinensis cultivar Pawnee chromosome 10, C.illinoinensisPawnee_v1, whole genome shotgun sequence contains the following:
- the LOC122280015 gene encoding ER lumen protein-retaining receptor A-like, yielding MNIFRFAGDMMHLTSILVLLLKIYATKSCSGISLKTQELYALVFLARYLDLFTDFISVYNTIMKLVFIVSSTAIVWCMQRNRVVRRSYDKQLDTFRHYFLLAASFALALLVNEKFTFQEIFWAFSIYLEAVAILPQLVLLQRSGNVDNLTGQYVFFLGAYRAFYILNWIYRYFTETHFSRWIACISGLVQTALYADFFYYYYISWKNNTKLKLPA